In a single window of the Luteolibacter sp. Y139 genome:
- a CDS encoding L-dopachrome tautomerase-related protein: protein MKRSFGGWGGILGIFLAATAVLPAETAKLEEVASFGRNRPIGMAVASDPNRVFVSFPHQDPFLYALTEIVGGERRPYPDEEWNKRLLEKPESHFVNVQDLFVDGKNHLWVLDSAPGAAASIFGKESGRTGGYFKLVNIDVASNSVKRVYDFPDLPKDKSGLNDVCVDLGHGLAYLSDPGLKAIVVLDLESGKSRIVLQEHPATLATPGFKLHLDGKDVEDGEGHPFSSNVNGIALTKDEKHFYFRAINQTKLYRIETRYLADAALSSEDLGKRVETVAETGVCHGMVADARGYVYCTDSADKEIRYVTPDGKVSTLVKDDRLIWPDSMGIGSDGYLYLTCAQINRSARYNGGGDKVEYPYRAYRVKLP, encoded by the coding sequence ATGAAACGGTCATTCGGTGGATGGGGCGGAATCCTGGGGATCTTCTTGGCGGCGACGGCGGTCTTGCCCGCCGAGACGGCGAAGCTTGAGGAGGTGGCCTCATTTGGCCGGAACCGGCCGATCGGAATGGCCGTGGCCTCGGACCCGAACCGGGTCTTCGTGTCGTTTCCCCACCAGGACCCGTTTCTCTACGCGCTGACGGAAATCGTGGGCGGCGAGCGCCGGCCCTATCCCGACGAGGAGTGGAACAAGCGCCTGCTGGAGAAGCCGGAGAGCCATTTCGTGAACGTCCAGGATCTCTTCGTGGACGGGAAGAATCACCTGTGGGTGCTGGACTCAGCGCCGGGAGCGGCGGCTTCGATCTTCGGCAAGGAAAGCGGGCGGACGGGTGGCTATTTCAAACTGGTGAACATCGACGTCGCGAGCAACTCGGTGAAGCGGGTCTATGACTTCCCCGATCTGCCGAAGGACAAGAGCGGGCTCAATGACGTGTGCGTGGATCTTGGACATGGGCTCGCCTACCTGTCCGATCCGGGGCTGAAGGCGATCGTGGTGCTGGATCTGGAGAGCGGCAAATCGCGGATTGTGCTGCAAGAGCACCCCGCGACGCTGGCGACGCCGGGATTCAAGCTGCACCTCGATGGCAAGGACGTGGAGGATGGCGAGGGGCACCCTTTCTCCTCGAACGTGAATGGAATCGCTCTAACAAAGGACGAGAAGCATTTCTATTTCCGCGCGATCAACCAGACGAAGCTCTACCGCATCGAGACGCGCTATCTCGCGGACGCGGCGCTTTCGTCGGAGGATCTGGGCAAGCGCGTGGAGACCGTCGCTGAAACCGGCGTCTGCCACGGGATGGTGGCGGATGCGAGAGGCTACGTGTATTGCACTGACTCGGCCGATAAGGAGATCAGGTATGTGACACCGGATGGGAAGGTGAGCACGTTGGTCAAGGATGACCGTCTGATCTGGCCGGATTCGATGGGCATCGGCTCGGATGGCTATCTCTACCTGACCTGCGCGCAGATCAACCGCTCGGCGAGGTACAATGGGGGAGGGGACAAGGTGGAGTATCCGTATCGAGCTTATCGCGTGAAGTTGCCGTGA
- a CDS encoding DNA-3-methyladenine glycosylase I, whose amino-acid sequence MTRCPWLPVDKPLYVEYHDTEWGVPSRDARYLFEMINLEGAQAGLSWWTVLQKRERYREVFRNFEPDEVAKMKDAALDKLVLDPGIIRHRGKIFAVRENAKAWLALREREGDPVEWLWSFVGGKPKVNRFKVMSDFPTQTPESDALSKALRKAGFNFVGSTTMYAFLQATGMVNDHTVTCFKKKG is encoded by the coding sequence ATGACCCGCTGCCCTTGGCTCCCCGTCGATAAGCCGCTCTACGTCGAGTATCACGACACCGAGTGGGGCGTGCCATCGCGGGATGCGCGCTACCTCTTTGAGATGATCAATCTGGAGGGTGCCCAAGCTGGCTTGTCGTGGTGGACGGTGCTCCAGAAGCGCGAGCGCTACCGTGAGGTCTTCCGGAACTTCGAGCCGGATGAGGTGGCGAAGATGAAGGATGCTGCACTGGACAAGCTGGTGCTCGATCCCGGCATCATCCGTCACCGCGGGAAGATCTTCGCGGTAAGGGAGAACGCGAAGGCATGGCTGGCCCTGCGCGAGCGTGAAGGGGATCCGGTGGAGTGGCTGTGGAGCTTCGTCGGCGGGAAACCGAAGGTGAATCGCTTCAAGGTGATGTCCGACTTCCCGACCCAGACGCCGGAGTCCGATGCGCTCAGCAAGGCGCTGCGCAAGGCGGGCTTCAATTTCGTCGGGTCGACTACCATGTATGCCTTCTTGCAGGCCACCGGCATGGTGAATGATCACACGGTGACGTGTTTCAAGAAGAAGGGATGA